A stretch of Pseudophryne corroboree isolate aPseCor3 chromosome 9, aPseCor3.hap2, whole genome shotgun sequence DNA encodes these proteins:
- the MGP gene encoding matrix Gla protein, which yields MRFLAVLLALALAIAVTIAYDSVESQESNERYDPFISSRNANSFVSSQYSRNMRLNERIRERNKSPQERQREVCEDYNPCEHYALRHGYTAAYKRFFGQRSRRM from the exons ATGAGGTTCCTGGCAGTTCTCCTGGCGTTGGCACTGGCCATTGCGGTTACCATTGCTTACG ACTCGGTCGAAAGCCAAGAGTCCAATGAAAGATACG ACCCCTTTATCAGCTCCAGAAACGCCAACTCATTCGTGAGCTCCCAGTACAGCCGGAACATGCGCCTGAATGAGAG GATCCGCGAGCGCAACAAGAGCCCCCAAGAACGCCAGCGTGAGGTCTGCGAGGATTACAACCCCTGCGAGCATTACGCTCTACGACATGGGTACACCGCTGCCTACAAGCGATTCTTTGGCCAGCGCAGCAGGAGGATGTGA